In Ascochyta rabiei chromosome 11, complete sequence, the following are encoded in one genomic region:
- a CDS encoding Carboxypeptidase C yields the protein MKVATSALLFGAASAAIPQQQVLKAPESFKGFDTSAWTKPLQNLEENLKSLTGEARAIWDEVAMMFPEQMEKAAFFSNPKPHTRKHDSEWDYIVKGADVQSVWVENENGEKEREVDGKLENYSLRAKHVDPSVLGVDKVKQYSGYLDDDEEDKHLFYWFFESRNDPKNDPVVLWLNGGPGCSSLTGLFMELGPASITKDQKIKHNDYSWNSNASVIFLDQPVNVGYSYSGGSVSNTVAAGKDVYALLTLFFKQFPEYSKQSFHISGESYAGHYIPVFASEILSHKNRNINLQSVLIGNGLTDGLTQYPYYRPMACGEGGWPAVLDESTCKSMDNALPRCTSLIENCYNSESVWSCVPASIYCNNAMIGPYQRTGQNVYDVRKPCGSNSLCYDELDWIQGFLNKKEVMKAVGAEVSNYESCNFDINRNFLLGGDWMKPFHRVVPSILKEIPVLVYAGDADYICNWLGNKAWTEALEWPGQKEYKKAEMKDFKIDGDGKKVGEVKSSGNFTFMRLHAGGHMVPYDQPEASLEMVNRWLSGDFWES from the exons ATGAAGGTAGCTACCTCGGCCCTGCTCTTTGGAGCAGCGTCCGCTGCCATCCCGCAGCAGCAGGTCCTCAAAGCTCCTGAGTCTTTCAAGGGCTTCGACACCAGTGCATGGACGAAGCCCCTCCAGAACCTGGAGGAGAACCTCAAGTCGCTCACAGGCGAAGCACGCGCCATCTGGGATGAAGTCGCCATGATGTTCCCTGAGCAGATGGAGAAGGCTGCCTTCTTCTCTAACCCCAAGCCACACACGCGCAAGCACGACTCCGAGTGGGACTACATCGTCAAGGGCGCCGACGTGCAAAGCGTCTGGGTCGAGAACGAGAACGGCGAGAAGGAGCGCGAGGTCGATGGCAAGCTTGAGAACTACAGCCTGCGTGCAAAGCACGTCGACCCTAGTGTTCTCGGCGTCGACAAGGTCAAGCAATACAGCGGCTACCTTGACGACGATGAGGAGGACAAGCACTtgttctact GGTTCTTCGAGTCTCGCAACGACCCCAAGAACGACCCCGTGGTGCTCTGGCTCAACGGTGGGCCTGGCTGCTCCTCGCTGACAGGTCTGTTCATGGAACTTGGACCCGCCTCCATTACCAAGGACCAGAAGATCAAGCACAACGACTACTCGTGGAACAGCAATGCTTCCGTCATCTTCCTTGACCAGCCCGTCAACGTCGGTTACTCATACTCCGGCGGCTCTGTTAGCAACACCGTTGCCGCTGGAAAGGATGTCTACGCCCTGCTCACTCTCTTCTTCAAGCAGTTCCCCGAGTACTCGAAGCAGAGCTTCCACATCTCTGGCGAGTCGTACGCTGGCCACTACATTCCGGTATTTGCCTCTGAGATTCTCTCTCACAAGAACCGCAACATCAACCTCCAGTCGGTCCTGATTGGCAACGGTCTCACCGATGGCCTTACCCAGTACCCCTACTATCGCCCCATGGCTTGTGGTGAGGGCGGCTGGCCTGCTGTTTTGGACGAGAGCACATGCAAGTCCATGGACAATGCTCTGCCCCGTTGCACCAGCTTGATCGAGAACTGCTACAACTCCGAGTCTGTCTGGAGCTGTGTGCCCGCCTCCATTTACTGCAACAACGCTATGATCGGCCCTTACCAGCGCACTGGCCAGAACGTTTACGATGTCCGCAAGCCCTGCGGCAGCAACAGCCTTTGCTACGACGAGCTCGACTGGATCCAGGGTTTCCTCAACAAGAAGGAAGTCATGAAGGCCGTCGGTGCTGAGGTCAGCAACTACGAGTCTTGCAACTTCGACATCAACCGCAACTTCCTCCTCGGTGGTGACTGGATGAAGCCTTTCCACCGCGTCGTTCCCAGTATCCTCAAGGAGATCCCTGTGCTCGTTTACGCAGGTGACGCTGATTACATCTGCAACTGGCTGGGCAACAAGGCCTGGACCGAGGCTCTTGAGTGGCCTGGTCAGAAAGAGTACAAGAAGGCCGAGATGAAAGACTTCAAGATCGATGGCGATGGCAAGAAGGTCGGTGAGGTCAAGTCGAGTGGCAACTTCACCTTCATGAGGCTGCATGCTGGTGGCCACATGGTCCCATACGACCAGCCCGAGGCTTCCCTCGAGATGGTCAACAGGTGGTTGTCTGGTGACTTTTGGGAGTCGTAA
- a CDS encoding ribosomal 40S subunit protein S18B: protein MSLVSGEKSNFQYIIRLLNTNVDGKQKVMYALTKIKGVGRRYSNLVCKKADVDLSKRAGDLTSEELERIVTIIQNPLQYKIPTWFLNRQRDIVDGKDSQTLANGVDSKLRDDLERLKKIRAHRGLRHYWGLRVRGQHSKTTGRRGRTVGVSKKK, encoded by the exons ATGT CGCTCGTCTCCGGAGAGAAGTCTAA CTTCCAGTACATCATCCGTTTGTTGAACACGAACGTCGATGGAAAGCAGAAGGTCATGTACGCCTTGACCAAGATCAAGGGTGTCGGTCGCCGCTACTCCAACTTGGTCTGCAAGAAGGCCGATGTTGATCTGAGCAAGCGCGCTGGTGACCTCACCTCTGAGGAGCTTGAGCGTATTGTCACCATCATTCAGAACCCCCTGCAGT ACAAGATCCCCACCTGGTTCCTCAACAGGCAGCGCGACATTGTCGACGGCAAGGACTCTCAGACCCTCGCCAACGGTGTCGACTCCAAGCTCCGTGACGACCTTGAGCGCCTCAAGAAGATCCGTGCTCACCGTGGTCTCCGTCACTACTGGGGCCTCCGTGTCCGTGGTCAGCACTCCAAGACCACTGGTCGCCGTGGCCGAACTGTCGGTGTCTCCAAGAAGAAGTAA
- a CDS encoding ribosomal 40S subunit protein S18B, variant 2, with protein sequence MLTCHSFQYIIRLLNTNVDGKQKVMYALTKIKGVGRRYSNLVCKKADVDLSKRAGDLTSEELERIVTIIQNPLQYKIPTWFLNRQRDIVDGKDSQTLANGVDSKLRDDLERLKKIRAHRGLRHYWGLRVRGQHSKTTGRRGRTVGVSKKK encoded by the exons ATGCTGACTTGCCACAGCTTCCAGTACATCATCCGTTTGTTGAACACGAACGTCGATGGAAAGCAGAAGGTCATGTACGCCTTGACCAAGATCAAGGGTGTCGGTCGCCGCTACTCCAACTTGGTCTGCAAGAAGGCCGATGTTGATCTGAGCAAGCGCGCTGGTGACCTCACCTCTGAGGAGCTTGAGCGTATTGTCACCATCATTCAGAACCCCCTGCAGT ACAAGATCCCCACCTGGTTCCTCAACAGGCAGCGCGACATTGTCGACGGCAAGGACTCTCAGACCCTCGCCAACGGTGTCGACTCCAAGCTCCGTGACGACCTTGAGCGCCTCAAGAAGATCCGTGCTCACCGTGGTCTCCGTCACTACTGGGGCCTCCGTGTCCGTGGTCAGCACTCCAAGACCACTGGTCGCCGTGGCCGAACTGTCGGTGTCTCCAAGAAGAAGTAA